The following nucleotide sequence is from Leopardus geoffroyi isolate Oge1 chromosome A1, O.geoffroyi_Oge1_pat1.0, whole genome shotgun sequence.
GCGGAGACCTTCAGAAAGTGCACCACCCTGCTTAGTGGGGTTTTGTTCTGACTTCTCTGTGCGGATGCCCAGAGTAAGCCATCTGTGGGACATTAAAACTTTCTGCCGGGCCAGGCCATCCACAGCTCCTTTTACAATTTAAGGCTTAAGAAAGAACTCACAATTGAAACTGAGTAAGAAAATGATACTTTCGACCACAGTACATGTCAAGACGGTCAGAAATTAGAATCCaagtccttttcttctctttttctcccagcCCCTATTCACATCCTTTGTCCCCTAATACACTGATTAGAAACTTTTTCAAAAGCATATTTTTGGGTATAAAGCTTTGCTTTCAAAGGAGACTTTGGCTCTGATATAAGAAGATAGAGGAATCTGAggttttgaacattaaaaaaactcagGTAAttattcatacttaaaaaaaaaatcattttagcaaTCTTTTCCCCTAAAAGGGAGGCAAACTGCTCAGAAAAATGAACAATGGCACTGACCTTTGCGAATAGCTCAAACTCATGATTTGCTGGTGACCCCGAGCCCAGGGAGTCAAGGCCAGTCAGACTTTTTGTCCCAGAACTGGACTTATGAGCAGGAATTACATGATCCTTGGCAGCTTTCTTGGTGGTTGTGAACTAAGGATTCGTACTTCTGAAAACACAGGCCCCAGATCACTAAATATCTCCATCTGTCAAAGCATTTATGGCCTAGAATGACTGAAGTCATAATTCGTAACTTCACCCCAAAAAGTAAAGCACAGATGGTGTGCAGAGGGCTGCGTCTCCTGTGAGGGTCTCTGCATCAGTGTTTCTGGAACCTCCATGAACAAAGCTTGGCACATGCGCTTGCCCTCAAATCCTCTTGTGATGAGAAACCTCCTGCTGGTGCATCAGGACTTCCTCCGTACTCTAGAAGTTAAGTGGTGAGCAACAGAAATGGCAGGGGTCTCATTACCTAGAGGTGTGAAGCAGATGTTACGAGGCCGGCACGGTCAGCGACAGTGCAACTAGCCAACAGATACTGCtcgagtgcctactgtgtgcaaggcaaGGCATGGGACCAGTGAGGAGGACCGCTGTCAAACCGATGTGCTGCTAAACGACAAAGCTCGCAACAAAGCGGGGGCACGTCTGTCTGTTCCTGGGTCTACCGCTCCTCAAGCTGGCTGGGCCTCACTGCTATCTCAGTGCCACCTCTCACACAAGGCAGAGTGGTATTACCAGGTGAGTACCGAAATATTTTTTATCCCACACTTCCAGTAGAATTGGCTTAGTGCTTTGTTAAATGCTACAATACATAGTCTCTCAATCTCATCATGGTCTTGTTTTTTCAGTCCAGCAGTTGCCTTAAAAGAAAGTCTTTGTATAACATGCTGACTCATGAGAATATGATTCTCCTGACCGAAAAGATTTACAGTATTCATCATTCAAACttctttatttacaataaaatttaacAGTCTTTATGGGCCTAAACGTGGCAGATATCACCTGTGCATTAAGCATCATACTTTGTTCCTTGATGCGCTTCTTCCTCACTCAAGCTGCTTGCCGCCCTCCGATTTCTGGTCCAGTCTACTCTTGTTACTCTTCACCATGTAGATGAAGTAGGCGAGGGTCTCTTTTTCATTCACAGGTATGTTCCTGAAGTGTCGGCTGACAGTctacatgggggaaaaaaaccagagTCCATTAAAGCATGCATAAATCAGGGCCACAAAATCTGGACTGTGCCATAGAGGGAGTAGGACTTAGCTTCCAGAGCTAGGGAGGGGATTACGATCACTGCAGAACTTCCTGCAGTGCTATAGAGCTCAGAATGCCCTTCTTCTCCAGGGGTCTGCGGGATTTGGTTTCCAGGCCTCCAAAAGCAGCCCTTTAACCCACAACACTCCCAAAGTGCAGTTCTATTTCAGTGGCAGCCAACTGTCCATCATGGCAAAAGGTCAAGGTCATCCCCATGGAGGAACAGGTTGGGACTGCTCTGCTTGGCCAGCTGCTACCATCTCCAGCTCTCAGGCCCTGGGACTGGGCAGAagagtgtctttttaaaattgtgtcaaatgaggggctcctgggtggctgggttgcttgatcttggctcaggtcgtgacctcattattcttgagttcaagccctacatcgggctccctgctgacagtgtggggcctgcttgggattctgtctctccctctctctttgctcctcccctgctcatgcaaatgcacgctctctctctctctcaaaataaacagacattaagaataaagtaaaattgtGTCAAATGAATAGCCAGTTGTTCAGATGTAAGTGTTTGACCCAAGAATTCACCTAAATAGAACTGCCTCTTGAAAGACACATCACATTTGAAGAATAATCTGTCATTCACTATGCACTCCTGACATTTGGCTTTATTTTATAAGTCCTGAGAATGCAGGTCTCCTCTTGCCCCACCTCATCCCATCCCTTTCACCAGGGTGAATGCTGGAAATGGGTAACATTACCTTAAAGGGGTAAGTCTTGTGCACTATGTTTTATCTAGATGCTGAAgaagtttaaagtaaaaatgatagaTCAGCAAGAAACCCCTAAAGAAAAGATCAAAAACCTATGGGGCTGTGAACTTTTAAGGAAATTTCTGATTGGATTGAGGGGGCTAggactgatgaaaaaaaaaagtcagagaactAACACTAAAGAGTGGTCATCTCTGGATGGTaggattatatttttctttttttcattttcccaattttCTACAATGGGCAGAAAAGCACATTACGAAAAGCGTGATGAGAGGTCCTCACACAAATGCCAATCGGACAGAAGTATCAAGCCAGGCtgtcagtattttaaaacaatggcCAACAGAccattctctgccccctcctccaaatTGTATTCAGAGCTCAGGATAGGAGAAAAATTTCTTGGGTTCCATTCATTAGAATAAATGCTTCCATTACCAACATCAGagtagaagaaatcaaagaaaaaaaaaaaagaaactaaagaaaaaaatagctcctAAAGAACATGAGCAAAGGTTTTGGGGTGATTAATCTGACACACCTCATGTGCAGAAAGGACCATATCTATAAAGAATCTTACAAAACAAGattcaaacaaatgaacaaacaaaagcacaCTCAGGACTTAGGATCAGGAGTCTTGAGATTCCAGGCTCCATTCTGCCATGAACTTGCTGTGTGATTTTAAATAAgtcatttcctctctctgtgccatgGTTTCTGTGATAGAAACTGGGCCTTTCCAGGTAAAGCTGTGGGATTCTGGATTGTACAAAAGAGGGACTAGGAAGTTGTTTCCAGAGCTGTGGAGGGCATTATGATCAACAGACACACATAGCGGTAGGGGGAACCAAGGTCACTGACAGAAGCACacttctggctttctttttatagTGCAATTTGTCCACTTACTTCTGCTAACTGGGCCTTATTGAAGCCTGGTCTGGTCTGCAATTTGTAGTGTCGTTTATAACGCCGTAGAGTGTTCACCTGCAGCTGGAACAGGTCAAcctggagagaagaggagaaacacATTATCCATCACCTGATTAGGCATGACTCACCAGGAGTGCACTATGTGCCCAGCACTACTCTaggaggggcaggggtgaagaGAACTACAGAAACATCTTAGAAATGATCCACTGAGGACTAATAACTTGCTGggaggacaaaaaacaaaacaaaacaaaacaaaaccaaaaaacagtggAAACACAGTTCTGGCTGGGAAGGGGTGGTCTCGGGGGGCTCACGGAGGCAGTGAAACTGAAGCAAAGGAGAGCAGGGTTTAGAAAGATGGTAAGGACAGGGCTAGTgtagggaatgagagagaatacCACGAGTACAGAGAGTCATGAGAGGAAGTCATGAGAGGAAGAGGGGTCATAGGCATTAGTGACAGGTTTAAAAGGTGGGACTGGAGGGCAGCAGGTCTCGAAAAGCAGGAGCTACCATAGGTAGTAGAGGGTGATGTTCCAGAAAGATGTGTCTAGTGGGGGCTTGTATGGAAGACtggtggggggtgcggggggtgaTGCTGTAGCAGGGATCAGAAATGAGATACTCGAATTGAGCTTTGGAGGCTGGTGATACTGGAGGGGGACACTAAGCATGGACAGCAAAGGTAAACCCAGACAGGCATCCTGGAGGACGACAGGCCACAGCTTGGCAGCAGACTGGATGGGGGGCATGAAGAAGGACAGTGGGAACTACTGCTGTTCTCAAAGAGTTCTTCCCTAGGCTGAGCCTTCAGGTATCAGAACCCCCAACAACTCTTCAGGGAAAACTGAAAAGCTACTGTAGCTAATGTACAAATCAGCAGGTTAGGTTGGGGTCTCTGCAGACGGCTGGATGACAGAGGGAAAggacccccccttttttttctaacacaggaagagaggaaagctTCACAGTCATGAGATATTGAAGGCCCAGAAAGCTGGGCTGCTTTTACCTGCCTCTAAAAGAGATGTTCTTGCTTCGGGCAGGTGGAgagcacttaaaaacaaaatgaatgatcaATATGAGGGACCAAAGtccttcattcttttcaaaacattcctcaaacctttttttttttttttgtaaaaagcatTGAAATTGAATACatccatttctttataaaataataatacgcTAAAGGCGACAGAAAAATACTATAAACCAATGCTAGAAAAAGGGACACCGAGAGGGGCATGGGAAAGGACCATATTTCCAAAGGGTTTCTCCACATCTGCAGACAAAGGCCCGCCTACTCTTTCTATTCCTACGCAGTCATTTCCACTCTGAGTGCTAACAGGCAGTTGCCTTATGAAATATTCATGTGTCAAATATTCAACGTACATTACCAACGGTTCTTCTTCTGCTGAGTCTTAAGTGAAAACAACTTAGATAGAAAGAAAAGCCAATACTGCTTCCTGCAGGCACTGGCACCTTGAAGGTTCGAGAAGTCTCAGTCTCATCGTCTAGTGCAATGGTTCTCCACAAGGGATGCttttgcccacccccagccccacccccgccccaccagaGGACACCTGctaatgtctgaagacattttttgaTTGTCACTACTGTGGCGactggcatctaatgggtagaATCTGGGGATGCGGCTAAACATCCAATGATGTCAGGGACAGCCCTGACAGCAAAGGCTTATCTGGCCCCCAATGTCAGCAGTGCCAGGGGTGAGAAACCTTATAGCTGACTTTGGAATGGCTCCTTGGGAACAAGCCTGGACCAGGGATCAGAGCGACGGAAATCAGAGCTGGTATGCATTGACAATGTCCACCTTCCTTTTGCAGACCAGAAAACAGAGGGCAAGTGACTTCCCTCAATCCATATAGGCTCAGTCTCCACCTCTGAAggcaaaaaaaagtttaaaaaaacttgCCATTGTGGTTGTAGTTAAGAATTTATCAGGGGTTTCTTGAAGAAAGGCAGTATGGCCTACAGGAAAGGCTGGACCAGAGCCCCCTAACTCTGTGTGTGACCTCGGGTCTCTGTGCCTGTCTGTGAAATGATGGGGCAGTGAGACTAGTTGATTTCTAAGTTTTCAGCTCTCAGATTTGATATTACCATGACTCTCTCTCTGATTCACTTTTCAAACAAACCACAGCAAAACAAAGGGgactaaaattatttctgaatacaACCAGTAGACCAGGCCAGAGATAACGATCACATTAGAATCCATTCTCCCAGCTTTCTCAAGCTGATCCTTTTGACCTTTACCTCAGGAATGTCAGTGTCGTGCTCAGGAGAATCTCCGCCATCGTCActtgtcttcctcttccttttatttcGTACACTCTGGATGAAATTTTTGTGGAAGTCGCAGATATACAGGTGCCTTACCTGATGGGAAGCAAATTAAAGTGAGAGTTGCCGATTCCATGGAAACAGCAACAGGTATCTACCAAATTATGGGGTTCTCGCCACTGCAAGTCACtgaagacacagaaggaagaatAAGACGTAGGCCCTAATTTCTAGAGGTTTTATGTTGGGTTGcagaagaaaaaacccacaaagagaCACGAACGTTACTATCACACTGGGCGGCAGATCATAAACTAAGTCCTCACTGAAGGCTAGAGACGATAAATGGTACGGATTCAGCCACGGAAGACATGCCTGTGGCTGGGACAGTCAGTGCAGAGGTCCCTGACTACAAGGGAGGATTTAGAGGTAGATAGGAAGCATTCCAGATGGGAAGAAGAGCCAAGACTTAGAGTCTCAAACACGGCTGACAAGAAGGCGTGAGGGAGGCAGCCCAGGGTAGACAGTGTCGGTGAGGTGGAGATAACGGCCCACACGGGAGCACAATGAGAGTTCGGGGGTGGGGGCTACGAGAACAGCTTAGACTTTCCTTAAGACAGAGTCCCCCAAGGTTTTGGAAGCAGGGAGTGATGTGACATTTTCAGACCTGTAGGAGTTATGAATTTACAATGGGCTGGAAGGCACTGTctcaggaaggaggagaggaggaaggatggggCTGTGGCGATAGCAGACAGGACTTCCTATTTTCACACGGACAACAGCTACTACTGTAGGATGACGTCTCTCTGAAAAACTTGATTTCTGTGTATCAGAATTATACTTCTTGCATCAGCACACCTCTGGTCCACAAAGAGAAGTGGAAAGGTGCAGAGATTCTCATTCTCCCAGAAGCCACATGGAAGAAGGTGGATGCTACCGCTGATTTTCGAATGCAGGCTGGAGGCATAATAGTAAGTGAAGGCAGCAACAGCAGCTAAGTAGTAACGTGTTTTTACTGAAGAATGTAAGTGCCAGGGTTGGCTGGAGGAGACACTCAAAAACCTAACAGACTAAATGCCTGTGTAAATGACTTGGGGTTGTTGACACTGAGGCAGATGTCACACAAATGTTCTTGAGGGACTTCTGAATTTgagtttattccttcttttttttttctttcttttaagtaggctcggtgccagcatggggcttgaactcacaaccctgagattgagagttgcatgttctaccaaatgagccagccaggaacctctgttccttaaattattatttttttttatttttgattttttttaatgtttattttattattttttaaaatttatttgttcttattttatttttgagggaggggcggagggacacagagagagaatcctaagcaggctctgcactgtcagcacagaacccgatttggggctcgaactcacgaactgtgagatcatgacctgagccgaaatcaaaagtcagatgcttaactggctgagcaacccaggcactcctaattctttctttctttctttttttttttttttaatttttaagcttacttacttattttgagagagtgagagtgagcatgagcaggggaggggcagagagagagggagagagaaaatccccagcaggcccgatgcagggctggaactcatgaaccatgagatcatgacctgagccgaaatcaaaagttggacgctcagcagactgagccacccagtcgccctatTCCTTAAATTCTTAAAGATAAAAGTAAGCTGACAGGAAACCAACATCAATTAATTCAGGTCTTTTCAcggagaaaataatgaaaatcgcTTTGCAGTCAGATGAACGATCACTTTCATGTGGTTGGGTTGGGGAGTCATGAGTACTTTTCAGTTTAGATTGTGACCATATCTTGCAGACAGCAGGTGTTCAGTAAGTGCAGTTGCACCAACAGAGGCGTCCCTCGCATCTAAAAACAGCTTAGGCCAGCAAAAGCCACCAGTTACAAATGGTTACAAATTGGAGTAGCTTTGCCAGAGTCAACTCTGTCAAAGGACTTTCAGTTACAGCATGTCGCTGTCCCAAAGAATCCCTCCCGGTTGATGTATGGACCATGGGACAAGGTTTTATCAGGGAAGAAAGCACACTCACACCCTACTGTCCATCCCTGATAGGAAGCTGGCCCTCATGTTAGCTAGTTCCATGTGTAAACTCTGAGATTAAGCAGCTTCTCAAATTCACAGAGTGCCACACTTGGTAGAACAGGCCACAGAGGTGATTTCCCGAGCTGTGGCTGGGAGATTTCAGGTCAGGACACTAGAATAATGGAATCCTGGATGGAAGAGAACTTAGCAATCACCGGTGTAACCCCACTGGCCCTGATCTCATTTtctacagagagaaacagaagccaCACAGATGGAGTTATGATCTGGCCAAGGTCACTCAGACCTTCTGATCCCTCACACAGGTCCTTTCCTAccccaacattttctttatactgTTCTCAACTTCACTTTTCTCCAGAATAAAGCAGAAATATGTCAATTGGAGGAATGTTTGAAAACACGTTATATGTTAATAACTCATAGAACACTGCCAATGTCTACATCAAATGAATTTAAACTGCCTGAATTGGACTTTTGgtgctattattttaaaaggttctCTGCTAGACCCTTTTACAAGATAAATAGTCATTATTTCTccttaaccattttgaagtacATACTGGTTTTCAAAAATTTCAGAGCTCAGTGGCCTTTGGGGGCTACGGGTTGAGGAAGGAGGGTGCTAGCAAAGGctctagtgtttttcttttccgtTTCCCTTTCTGCAACAGCTAAAATTTCTTGTAACACAGCAGTTACTTAGAATTGAATTCCTGCCCAAGCCTGTGAGAATGAAATAGAATCCCCTTCAGAAATAATGATTGTACACCACCACCTTGAAACAAGTTGTGAGTGATTCCATCTTGAAACACTACTCCTCCAGAAGCATTACTTTGGGGGAACTCTGGTGCCAGGCTCAGGATGCCTCTTTTGTAGACAGTGTGTGTGAAAACACCAACGTAGCTCAACACAGGTTTTCCAGTGGGGTCACTGGGTAAATGGAGCCCCCCGGTGGCAGCATCACAATTGTTCAGATGTCATGGCATCCAAGGGtttaaaagaacaggaaatttcttttttttaaggactggaaaatattattattataagctGCTCAAGTAAAGTTGCCCAACCACCTGCACAAAAGGTAGGCAGTGTTTCCAAGAGGATGAATTCACTGCTGTTTTAGGATTAGGCATTTCACTTCAGTGTGTGTCCTAATCTGGATCTCTAGCCAATTGTTTGCCCTCAGatgaatttctttcatccatccatccatccatccatccattcatagAGATTTGTAATAAGAAAAGCCATTAACTCACTCccagccattttttaaaatagcatcttTACATTCAAGAGTTGCAAATATGTATTGTAattgttaacttaaaaaaaacttggggtgggagggaaaagcCTGGAGAAAAGGGCagggaagatattttatttattaagactTAATCAAGGCTTATGCATGGTGCTTGGAAGTAAATCAGATAATGGGTTTTTAAATTAACCAGCCTCTCAGTCACTGTGACACTTTGGCACTGTCCTTTcctatctctgggcctcagtttcagCTGCAAAACCCAAAGTAAAAAAGTGGTTGCCCTTTCAGTTTAACAAGCAATCTATGATTTTCCCCAACAGTGGAATTTTGGTCCTAAAAAAGAACGGATGTTAACCACCTGAATTTAGCTTGTCTACCAGAATATTAAAACCCCCCTTAACTCATTTCCAATTCCTAATCACAAGGCAGCCACTTAAGGCTTGCAGCAACAGATGTCAAACTAAAAAGTTCTTAATTGGTTGACAATAGGCACATCTTTAGAATTGTTAACTAGAAGTGGTGAAATCACACAGGAAAAGTTTCCCTATAATTAGGCACAAAACACAGGGTAATTCTAATCAAATTTAAAGCCCCCTTCCCTAAGAAGTTACCCCTAAGAAAACTGATTTTCTTCCTCCTGGTCACTTGGACTGCAGGAACCGCCTCCCAAGACCTGGTCTTGGCCTTATTTCTGCCACATCCTTGAAAAATCCCATTTCCCCACAGCTGCATGCAAAGCAGCGAGCTCGATGACCCTCTGCAGAAGCCGAGGCCGCGGCAGGGGGGAAGTAACTGCCACCTTTCCATCTCTGAAGGAATAACATGGTTCCGAGAAGAGAAGTTAAAGAAGAGCTGGGCCCCTTCATCgccccctccccaacacttgcTCCTTCGTGGGCCAACAATATTAACCCATGTCTCCCTGCTCTAAATCAACACAACAAGCCCTAAACTGTTGTCAAATCTCCCCAGGAAGGAGAGGTCCTCggagcccccttccccccccccccccaatctcccGGATTTGGGCAGAATCCCAGTCGGAGCCTGTCTGCGCTGAAGCGGCCTTTGAAATCTCGAGTGCAACTCCCCACCCAGTTTGCAGATAAAGGGCGGCGAGGCCCAGGGCGGGGAGGGCCCCGGGGTCCGGCCCTCAGCCGGGGACAGCGGCCGGAGGACGGCGGCGCAAGGGGACCCAGccggggacaggggcaggggcaggggcaggggcggaCTCACGCTCTTGTCGATGTCCAGCTTGAGTTTCTTCTGCGAGATGCTCTTCTGGACCCTCTTGCTGAAGGAGGCGTTGCCCGCGGGCCGGACGCAGCGCTCGCCGTCCTCGATGAGGCAGCAGCTCTGGCCGTAgcccggggcggcggcgggggcggcggggggcccTTCGCGGCTGTCCTCCTCCGTGCTAAAGCCGTTCATCTCCCCGCCCCGGGCCGGCCCCTCTGCGGGAGGATCCCCAGTAGGCCACTCCGCGGCCGCGCGCCCCGCGGGGCAGGTCGCCGAGGCCCCCGCACCTGAGGGTCCCGGAGTCCGTCTCCAGACCAGGCGCTGCCCTGCCCCGCGCCCAGGAGGCCCGGCTCTGCTCCGCTGCGCTCCGGCTCTTTCGGCCCCTGGCCCCGCGCCTCCGGAAAGCCCCTTCCTCCCCGCTCGAGGCCCCGGGGTCGGCTCCCGCGGCTCGCAGGGCCCCGCCGGGGGTCACCCGGAGGCGCCTTCTGCCGGGGGCCCAGAACCGTTACCCTTCGGCGGGGGCGTCCGGGAGGGCGTCCCAGGAAGCAGCCGCTCCCTGGGGACTCCGGGCCCGGCTTGCCAGGGGGTTTCGAGGGCCCCCGCCGGCTCCCGCCTTCTTTCGGCTGCGGGGCAAACTCGCCGCCGGGCAGCTCCGCCGGGGTGGCACGGCCTCCCCACGCGGGACCCGGCCTCGAACCCGCGGCGCCCGGGCCCCGGGGCGCGTCCGGCTCGCTCCACCCCTGCAGCCGCTCGGCTGCGCCCCGAGTCCCGCGGCAGCCCCTGGGCCACCCGGCCGCCGCCCGCCCAACACACCGCACCACAACAGTTCGCTCCCCCGCCCTCCGCGGGACAGCGGAAGTCCCGCCTCCGCGCGGCCATTGGCCTCGTTCGCTCTGTGGGCGGGGCGCCTGCCGCCGCTGGCACACCCCATTGGGCGCCTCCGCCGCCAGTCCCCGGCGCCTGGCTACTTCCTGGACTCTGCTGGGATGGGTTCAAAGTagagaaagtggaagagggaagagTTACCCGGGTGCGGGAGGGGAACCGGGCCGCAGACTCTTCAGGCTCGGGGAGGGATAGTGAGCAGGGGCCTGGCTGGACGGAGGGCCAGATTCCGGGAACGGAGGAGCACAATCGGGGGCGTACTGAAGTGTAGACGTGGGCGGGGGCGCCGAGGGACAAACATAGGGAGGGGCATTGAGGGGGTACCTGACGAGGATAGAGGTTCTGTCATGAGAACGTAAAAACCGCAGGACCAAGGCCAGAGGACCCGCAGACCGATGGGAGATAGGGTGGATGAAACAGCACAGAAAGCCAGGCATGGCGGGAAAGACTGAGGGACAAGCCGGTACAGATACGTGGAAAGACGTGCAGAGGAGATGATGGGGGTCTGATGGCGGGTATTGCAAGGTAGTCGGATGCTGGAGGGTGGCGGAGACCTCAGACTGTAGAGACTGGGACTGGCTTGGTCGGCGccgaaagaggagagggaggaagaaaacccCTACGGGGCTTTTGTGACCCTACGGCTGGGAAGAATCGGAAGTCAGTATAACGTCTGGAGGGTGGACTGGGTGAACCGCGCGGGGAAGCGGGGACTGCGGAAGACCGGGAGAAAAGGTTGGAGTGGAGGATCAAGGGCCGGTCTCGGCATGGGGAAGGGCTTGCTGTATCTTGAGCCTTCCCTGAAGCTCTGTAAGCTGTAGCTTCTATTGCTTTAAGCCTCCCGATCTATCCACGATAGCTAGCAAGCCCCTGAGCTTGGGGTTAGGTACCCAGGGCATCACACACCCAGAAGGGCCTTCGGAAAATCTAGTCTAGCACCCCTCGTCAGGCCACCTCTCTGCTGGGCAACTTGGGGACTAACAATGACCAAAGGCCCAAAGGGACTAGCCCAGGGTCATAGGGTCATGCGGTCACACAATCATTTAGGGATGGGTAGCATTgacctgggtgggggtggggggtgttcagGGGGCGGGAGTGTTAGGTGAGCACTTGTACCTATTTTGGTAGTACTAGGTGGCTTGGCATTAaagaggtttttggtttgtgcCCTGATGAAAAAAGGAAAGCTACCAGTTTCCATGTTTAGGAGCAGATGCTCTGTGATCTTAAATTTTCTTCAGTGACCTTGAACGTATTTGTACCCTCTCGTCTAGTAATTTCACATGCAGAACAACCATTTCAGGAAATTGGCCTACcagagaaaaatttaaacaaggaTGTTCATTGTAGgattatttataaaaggaaaatagaaaaagaacctCAAGTTCCACAAGAGAAGTGGTTAGGTAAACTACCTAACATCTTCAGAGTGAGATATTTTGCAGTTATTTATGATCTTTTCAACATTTAAGGTAGTTTCAACATCACTGTAAGTGTTTTCTATATAGAACAATTCATCATGGACTCTTCAACAAAGAATTGATGAGTTGGAGAAGTGCTGTATTCATGTTAACTTAAAAATGCAGGATTTAAAATTGCATATGggatatgtgtgtacatataagttaaaaaataaaaaaggaaagcaacTATTTGTGCATATGAAATCTACCAAAGTACTAATGTTCTAATAGTAATTATTATCATGGGTAGTGGAAATATGgttgatatttttctccttttggtctACCTTTGCATTTTCCCCAGGAAGCAATTATTGCTTTTATAGTAGGAAAATATAGGATgaaaattaataggaaaaaaggaacagtTTAATAGAATGCCTCACTCAGAGTTCGTACATTCAGAAGTAAACTATTGAACGTATTACATATACCCATTTCAGGGTCAGCCAcaagagaagaataaaacatAATCTTTACCCTAAAAGAGAGTATCTTCTAGCGGGGGTAGCTCAGACACATACCCAGAAAACAGTTGGGTGTCTATACAAGGCAGTGTGTGATGTTGGCTCCAAAGTTGACTGGTACGGATGAGAGGTCTACATTTCCCACATATATTTTGCCCttagatatttttcaaaacagcACTTACATCCAGTGCCAGGCTGCTACAGTACACACAGCTTCTTTGCCAGATTTTCCCCTGGCACTGCCCCTGGAGCAGGGGAGAATggtgccttttccttttcctagatgggttctgtctctctctgtctttctgtctctctgtctctctgtctgtctctctctctatggaatttattgtcaaattggt
It contains:
- the SAP30L gene encoding histone deacetylase complex subunit SAP30L; its protein translation is MNGFSTEEDSREGPPAAPAAAPGYGQSCCLIEDGERCVRPAGNASFSKRVQKSISQKKLKLDIDKSVRHLYICDFHKNFIQSVRNKRKRKTSDDGGDSPEHDTDIPEVDLFQLQVNTLRRYKRHYKLQTRPGFNKAQLAETVSRHFRNIPVNEKETLAYFIYMVKSNKSRLDQKSEGGKQLE